The DNA region CGTGGTGGCGTGGCCAGACATCGTGGCAATCAGTTTGTCCAGATCCTCTTCCAGCACTTCCGGACGCACGATAAACATTACTTCGTAGGTTCTCATTTCATCTCCAATTCTGTCGCTGCGCTCCACACCGCCGCCGAGCTTCATTGACCTCAAGCTCTTTTCAGCTTTCGAAGCGCGCCGCTCAGCACGCTAGTCGGCTTCGCGGCGTCAAATTCAACTTTCTTCCGCCGGATCTTCCGGCTTGTTCTTGCGATTAAACCGGTTCATGGCGATGAGGATTCCTTCGCTCAAAGCCACGTTCACCGCTTGCGCCGTCAGGTCCAGCGCTTCATCCACCGCAACCATCTGCGATTTGCGGAACGGCGCGAGTATGTACTTCGCCCCGCCTTTTCTCGGATCGTCAGGCGCAACACCGATCCTGATCCTGGCCAGTTCTTCAGTCTGCAGCGCGTCAATGATGGACTGCATTCCGTTGTGCCCGGCCGACGACCCTCGCGCCCGTACGCGGATCATCCCCAGAGGAAGGTCCAGCTCGTCATAAATCACGATCAGGTCCTTCTCCGGCTCCACTTCATACTTCCTGACCAGCTCCAGGACCGACATGCCGCTCAGGTTCATGTAGGTTTCCGGCTTGGCCAGCAGAATCTCTTCATTGCCGATCCTGCTGCGCGCCGTCAGCGCCTTACAATGCCGGTTGTCCACCATTACGCCGCATTGCTCGGCGATGCGGTCTACCGCGAGAAAGCCGATATTGTGCGGCGTGAACTGGTATTCGATACCGGGATTTCCCAGCCCGACGATCAGCTTCACTCGGTCTACTTCTTCGCCGGCGCGGCGGGTTCAGCGCCTTCCTCTTCCGTCTCCTGCTTGCCCTTCTTGATGACTTCCGGTTCAGCAGGCGCGGCCGTCGCAGCTTCCGCAGCGGCTTCCGGCGTCGCCACAACTTCCTCTTTCACTGAGGCGATGTGGGCCACGGCCTGGGTCGCGTCCGTGATGTACTTCAGCTTGCCGCCGTTGTCCGCCAAATCGGACACGC from Terriglobia bacterium includes:
- the pth gene encoding aminoacyl-tRNA hydrolase, producing the protein MKLIVGLGNPGIEYQFTPHNIGFLAVDRIAEQCGVMVDNRHCKALTARSRIGNEEILLAKPETYMNLSGMSVLELVRKYEVEPEKDLIVIYDELDLPLGMIRVRARGSSAGHNGMQSIIDALQTEELARIRIGVAPDDPRKGGAKYILAPFRKSQMVAVDEALDLTAQAVNVALSEGILIAMNRFNRKNKPEDPAEES